ATACAAAATACTACAGAGTGAAAAATACCTCAAAAGGGCTGCAAAGTTTTTTAAAAAGCATCCCAATCTTTTACCAAAATACCAAAAGGTCATAGAACAGCTGGAAAATGACCCATACTATCCCTCTTTGAGACTACATAAGCTCAAAGGAGATCTCAATGAGTACTACAGCGTATCGATAGATATGCGCTATAGGATTGTTATAGACCTCATTATCACAGATAAAGAGATAATCTTACTCGATATAGGAAGTCACGATGAGGTGTATTGATAACGGCAACATTACGGCTACACAAGAGGTAAACATTGGCAATAGATAATACAGCTAAAACGAAAATAGCCCCTAACCTTTATCTTATTGGAGACTACAAAAAAGAGCAGCCTACCAAGTTTGTATTGGACTTTAGACACCTCAAAAAGAGATACCGCAAGGTGGTCACTATCAATAATCCTCTATGGGATAAGCGCACACGCATAAATGAAGCTAAAAGACTGCTGCAAGAGTATAAAGAAGAAGTAAGACAGGAACGCAGACCAGATGAAAAAATAACCATTACACAGCTATTTAATCTCTACATATCGCAAAAACCGTCCACTTCATGGACGCAAGAGCAAAAGCGGTTTTTTGATAATCATATCCAACCGCATATTGGAAGCAGACGAGCCATTGACCTTAAGCCTTTTGAAGTAAGAAAAATAATAGCCAAAATGGATGCTGATGGATACTCTAAGGCGCATCAGGCAAAAGTTAAGCGTATTCTCAATCCTATGTATAAATTTGCCATAGAAAACGACATACTCATTAAAAATCCTATAGAAAGGATTATTATAAAAGTCCCGCTACAACGCAAAACCATTACGAATGCTGCCCAAAAGTTTATCGCAGTATATGACGCTATTAAATCTATCTATAAAGACGATCCATACTATCAGGCTATCTTTTTATTTGGACTATTTGGCAGACGCAAAAATGAAGTGCTGCATCTCAAATGGGAAGATGTAGATCTCATCAATGGCTACTATTGGCTACAAAAGACCAAAGCAGAGTAAAGCAGCGATTTAATCTACCACCAGTCATAATGGAGCAGCTGCTGCGGATACCAGATGAGCGGAAAAGCTATATATTCAAGTCACCTATCAAGCCAGATCAACCTATACAGGAGATAAAGAGACAGATTAAAAAGGTAAGAAAAGCAAGCGGTATAGAAGAGTATAAATTTCATGCCATGAGAAATTATCTCGTAACAGCTCTTTACGAAAAAGGTATACCTACTCCAATACTTAGCCAGCTACTGGGACACCTCAGCCCCGACACACTCAAACACTATTTGAGTATAGACACCTATAAAGCGAGTGAAGAGGGTAATAAAGAGGTTTATAAGCTATTAAATTTAGATGAATTTGGATTGTAAAGAAAGCGAGGTAACGATGACTAATAAAGAACTCAAAAAGCTAAAAGAGAATTTATTTAAAAGGGATCTATGTATCTATAAGGATATTGAGAAAGAATTAAAAAGGCTACAAAGCAAAGAGCTACGAGTAAGCTATTTTTACCAACAAATAAGGGATAGGAAACAATTAGAATTTTCTCTTTCATTTAGAGCCTCAGATACCAAAGAATTTAAAACAATTGCTGAACTTGCAACAAGATATTTAAATGAAAAATGCGAGGAGCTGCCATTAAGAAAAATTAATTTACTCCCTTTAGAGGATAAAAAATACTTGCTTTTACTTTTAGAATATTTATTCTTAAAACATCATTATGAAGAAGAAGGGGCATACTTCGAGAGAAATATAGCAGTTGATTTTATAAGTTTGCATCAAGATGTAATAGGTGATAAAAATATCAATTTAAAAAATATACAGGAAGTAGGAAATTTCTACAATACTTTATCCTATCCAATAGATGGTAAAGAAAATTATAAAAAAATGGCAGACACATTAACCAATGTTAATTTTTTGAACCTTATAAAAGTAAGCATCTGGAGAGAATCAACACCCAAAAGTGCCTATGTAAATATAGATTTTTCACAACCATTAGAGGTGATAATAGAGGTAATTAAAAAAATAAAAGAGAAAATAGACAATGACACTCAAAATACCCTAACACCTAATATTTTTGAAGCATATTTAGGTAAAAAAATAACTCAAGAGCCAACACCTCTTAATGAATTACTTTCATCACGAGAGACAATTTTTACAATAGAAGAAAAATTAACAGATTTAATTTATGTATTTGACTGCAAAAAGCTCAACATGACCCATGAATCCATTGCAAATAATTTATATGACTATTACCTCGATAAAGGCAAACAAATAGAACTAACATCACAACTAAATAGAGTGCAAAAATACAATAACTTCCTCTTCAAATAATTTTTTAATCGTAACTTTCAATCTTACGATTAAATCCTAACTCTCCATCTTATGATTAAATCCTAATCTCAAAAAATAGAAGTTTAAAATTCCTTTGCCTTTATTTCATAATAGCTCTATCAAAATCAAAATAAAGGAGCTATTATGACAACTATTCCAAACACATCTACAAACATACAAGACCTACAGGCTAAAGAGTTTCTATCACCAAAAGAAGTGGAGCTACTTTATGGCTTCAAAGAGAACACACAGGCTAAGTGGCGTATGCAAGGACTTATCCCTTATAGGAAGATTGGCAAGTTTATCAGATACCACCATCAAGAACTTAAAGAGTGGATGAATAAAGGGCGGATAGCCTAATTTACAGTTTCATATTTCAACGTAGAGCAATTTTTACGATGAGGTAACTAATGATAAGAGCTAATAGGATACAAGGCAATAGAAGCGATTTTAGAGGGGATTATGAAGATATCCAATCAATTATTTTCACCTTCTACAGGATTGTCTCTTTTTACTATATCGGTTTGAGAGGTGCTATTGACTGGATCATCACAAATAACATCTTTAACGTTATCAAGAGTTTTGGCTTTGATGTAGTTTTGAAGCCAGGACTCTACCCACGACGGAATGTTATCGCCCCAGTTTCTAACGGTGCTATAACTGATGCAGGCAGCAACTGCAAATTCTTTTTGATTCAATCCAGCTTTTTTGAGAAGTTGTTTGAATCGTTCTTTAGTCATATTGTGCCCTTAAAGTACGGATTTAATGCACATTATAGCAAAAAATGCACTAAATCAATACGGATAAAAATTGACAATAATGTACTTGTTTATTACAATATCTTTTAAATATGCACGGATTAAGTGCATATTGCTACAAAACTTCAAAGGAGCAACCATGACAAAATCACAAGCATTAGCAAAACTCTTGGATTTGCAAGAGGAAAATCACATCTTAAAGGATGAGGTGCGAGAGCTGCAAGAGGAATGCAAAGAGAAACAGGCGGTAATCGATGGCTTACTGGACAAGATGGAGTATCTCGAACGATTAGAAAAAGAGAATGAGGAGCTAAAGGCAAAGCTTGATTTAGCTTCAAATAGTGTAAAGGTAATGGAGGCTTATAGGGAGATTCAAAGATTGAGATTTGATTACCACTTCAAAGCAGAGGACTTTTTAGACCAGTTTGGAGCTATCAAAAGAGCTATAAAAGAGCTTGGAAAACTCCGAGACGAAACAGAGGATCTCTTTGTAAAACTTAATTTCGCAATACACGATGCAAGTCTTAATGAATCCAATAAAAAGGAAGGTAACAATGAAAACACCTAACCTCAACAGCCTCATTGAGGCAAGAGGCGATATAGAATTTACAGCTGAGACTATCAAAATGATAGTGGCAAAGATGGAAAAAGAGAATGTCAAAGTAAGCTATCGCCTTGTATTGGATAGATTAGCCGATATGCTCGATAGAGCCTCATTAACACTATGGAACATAGAATCAAATGAGATGGAGAGAGACAATGAATCTCAAAGAGTTTAGAGAGCAGATAAAGCAAAGCTTGGATCGTGAAAAAGTGGCGGCGATGCTGCAAGCATTAGGATATGAGGTTAACAGAGATTACAAATTTAAAATCAGGGATGAAAGAACGCCATCATCCTCTATCAGGAGAGATGGCTACATCAAGGACTTTGGTAGCGGATGGGGAGGCGATATCGTTGCATTTATCCACGAACACCATAACACACCACTAAAAGAGGCTACCCTTTGGGTGGCTCAATGTCTGGGGATAAAGTATGAGTAACCTACCTCATCCAATCGATCTCACCCAACCGCTACACAACACAACACCGAGCCAAAATTATACCAATAAAGAGGAAAAGCCACGCTTTGATTTGAATGAGTGGCATAGCAATTTTAAAAAAGCGTTGCAAAAGCAAGATCATATAGCAATCACAACACCTATACTGCCAGATGACTTTATCAACCCAACACCTATGATGTATGCGTTGATAGACAGAGACATTTGGAGACTGCCAGTAGGCAGAAAAATAAAGGATAAGTATTTGGGCTTTAGCAATAAATATAAGAGTTTAACCATATCTCTCTTTAGAGCTGATGAGGTGAAAGCAATCTGTATTAGAGAAGCAAAAGACAAAGATGGCAATCTTATAAAATGGAAAACCTATGGAAGCAAAAGATATATCCCTTATAGGATCTTTGATGAAGAAGATCCTACTATCTTTGTAGGATATGGCATTGGTGAGTTTTTGCTTTTTGAACTCCTGGAGCTTAACTACATGGTGCTTCAAAGCGACAGCATAGCTCATAGCCTTGCAAACAATCCATATACGCCAGGTATCAAAGAGAGATACATATTTGCTTTGCTTGATAACGATGACAGCTGCAAAGCAACTATAGAGCATATTCAACATCACTATAGAAGCTGCAGAGTCTATCCCATCGATTTTGAGAATATTTTGGATAAAGAGCTGCCAAAAGGTTATGACTTCAGAGACTTTTGCAACGAAAAAGCAAGAGAGATAAGAGGTGATGAATATTTTGCCAATCCTATAGAAGTAAAAGAGGCAATTATCGAAACGTTGGCAAATGAAATTGAAATTCTTACAGGGGCGAGGAAATGAGTTTAAGACTAAAAGAAGCAATCAAAAAGGCACAATCATTAGAAGATTGTGCCTCTGATGTGCCAGTAGGCAAATCAAGCAAAACAATTGATAAAAGTATACCGCATAAAAATCAAAACATCATCAAAAAAGAACTCATAGAAAAACTATTAAGCGATATTGAAAAGATTGATATTAATGAATTATGCAAAAAGTATGGATGGATACCAACCTATGATAAAGATGGCAATGAAAAGCCACCATTACAAAAACATATCAAAGTTGCAATTATTAAGCATTTGATAGATATTTCAAAGCGAAAAGATTGGAAAATAGCAAAGGATGGAGATTATATTTACATATATAACGGGCAATACTGGGTACCATTTATCAAGGACGATATCATTTACTTCTTAGAGCAGTTTGCTATAAAAGCGGGAGTTTCAATTATAGATGCTGCGGATGAGCAGTTTTTGGAAAAATTATATAAGCAGTTGCAAAAAGAGAGCTATTTTAATAATAAAAACTTGACTAACAAAAACCTCATCAATTTACAAAATGGAACATTCGATATTACAAAATTACAATTAAAAGGGTTTGATTATCAAGACTTTTTGACATATCAGTTGCCTTATCCTTATAAAGAGGGAGCTACCAACACTTTATGGGAGAAGTTTTTGGATGAAGTATTACCAGATAAAGAGACACGAAGAACACTACAAGAGGTGCTGGGAAGCATATTTATCAAAGATATAAAGTTAGAGTATATCTTCTTTTTATATGGCAAAGGACAGAATGGAAAAAGTGTAGTTATGGAAATTCTCACTGCATTATTAGGAAAAGAGAATATTAGCAACTTTTCACTTGACCAGCTCATGGAAGAGCATAATAGAGCTATGATTAAAGATAAGCTTGTAAATTTTGGAAGTGAGACCGATCTTAAAAAAATCAATCCAAACATCTTCAAAGCCTTAGCAAGTAACGAGCCAATACAAGCGAGACTAAAATATGGTAATTCCTTTATGATGGAAGATTACGCAAAATTGATATTCAATGTTAATAAATTCCAATTTAATGATATTGAGCATACAGAAGGATTTTTTAGGCGGTTTTTGATAATTCCATTTGATGTAAAGATACCAGATGAAAAAGTGGATAGAAAACTCCATCTTAAAATCATCAATGCAGGCATGGAAGGAGTTTTGAATTGGATCATAGAGGGAGCTACAAGAGTAATAGAAAATGAAGATATTTTTATATCCGATAAGTGCAAAATAGCAAGGGATAAGTTTTTCAAAGAAATAGATAATGTAAGACAGTTTATAGAAGATAACGGCTATCAGCCAAGTATCTATAATCGTATGAAAGCTTCAGAGCTTTATGGAGAATATAGAAACTATTGCGCACAAAATAATTTTAAAAGCGTTAGCAGCAGAACCTTTAAAGAGAGACTGCAAGCAATAGGTATTGAATGGAAAAAATTTAGCGATACAAATTACTATTTAATAGAAAAAAAATAAGTGAGAAAAAAAGTTTTTAAAAATCGCCCATTTCGTCCACAATATATCTAAACAGCCCAATTTTAGGGCATTACTGATATGGATGTAAGATAAAAAAACGTCCATAAATCGCCCATAATACACCCATAAACAATCCATATAGCCAACCTTCTATATGATGAAATCATTTCAATATAAATAAATGGACGTTTGCTGGATGATAAATGGACGATTAATGGGCGCAAAAAATATGAATCGTCCATATTTAAAACTACCATAAAATCGGTATTTCAAAAGGTTTATGGACGATATGGACGCAAAAAACAAAACATTTTTTCTATACTATAGTTTTAATCAATTTTCGTTTTATGTCTCATGGTATATTTATGTAAGGTATCAATCTCAAAAAAAGCGACATTTAGAAAAAAATTTGAATAATCGAGAGATGTTGGGGCGTTGGAGACCCCTAAGCTTATTGCAGCTGCAAAGAACCTAATTTCATTAGGATTTAACTCAGCTCATTCCACTTATTGGGTGAGTGTGTGCGTATTACTTCATGATTGATCCATCCAGTAGAACCGCAAGACATCGATAGTAGCTCACTCTTTATTGGATGAAATATGAAAGCCTTTTATTTGGATACTTAACTAAAAAATGCCAGGGGCTTGCACCACCGTCAAGCCCGATTATCCAGGAAGAACCTAAAGAGCTACAAACCGCTTTTAGGAATACTCCTATATGTGTCTTGATCTGCATAAGTTCAAACACATATGGCACTCTGAGAGGGAGAGTGAGGAGTGCAAATCAAATACACGTTGCCAGGGCTCAAAGGATATAAAAGATTAGAGAGGATATACTACAATTCGCTTATGATAAGCGAAGAGGCAAAAAGAAGAAAAAAGATATTGGAGTTTTGGGAAAAATATGGACTAGCAGCAACAACTGAAGCTTTTGGAGTAAGCAGAAGAACACTCTTTCGATGGAAAAAGAGTTTCAATGATGCAAATGGCGATATAAAAGCCTTAAATCCAAAATCACGCAAACCAAAAAGAGTAAGAGAGTCAAAAGTACCAAGAGAAGTTATTAATGAGATAAAGAGATTAAGAAAAGAGTATCCCAATATCGGCAAAGCAAAACTCTACCACCTGCTTAAACCTTTTTGTGAAGAAAAAGAACTTAAAACTCCCTCGGAATCCACAATAGGAAGAATAATCGCAAAAGCACCAGATACAATGAGACTTTTTCCCTACCGCATCGATACAAAAGGAAAAGTGAAACCAAAAAAGAAGAC
The Nitratiruptor tergarcus DSM 16512 genome window above contains:
- a CDS encoding site-specific integrase; its protein translation is MAIDNTAKTKIAPNLYLIGDYKKEQPTKFVLDFRHLKKRYRKVVTINNPLWDKRTRINEAKRLLQEYKEEVRQERRPDEKITITQLFNLYISQKPSTSWTQEQKRFFDNHIQPHIGSRRAIDLKPFEVRKIIAKMDADGYSKAHQAKVKRILNPMYKFAIENDILIKNPIERIIIKVPLQRKTITNAAQKFIAVYDAIKSIYKDDPYYQAIFLFGLFGRRKNEVLHLKWEDVDLINGYYWLQKTKAE
- a CDS encoding tyrosine-type recombinase/integrase; this translates as MATKDQSRVKQRFNLPPVIMEQLLRIPDERKSYIFKSPIKPDQPIQEIKRQIKKVRKASGIEEYKFHAMRNYLVTALYEKGIPTPILSQLLGHLSPDTLKHYLSIDTYKASEEGNKEVYKLLNLDEFGL
- a CDS encoding helix-turn-helix domain-containing protein, with the protein product MTTIPNTSTNIQDLQAKEFLSPKEVELLYGFKENTQAKWRMQGLIPYRKIGKFIRYHHQELKEWMNKGRIA
- a CDS encoding helix-turn-helix domain-containing protein produces the protein MTKERFKQLLKKAGLNQKEFAVAACISYSTVRNWGDNIPSWVESWLQNYIKAKTLDNVKDVICDDPVNSTSQTDIVKRDNPVEGENN
- a CDS encoding DNA primase family protein produces the protein MSLRLKEAIKKAQSLEDCASDVPVGKSSKTIDKSIPHKNQNIIKKELIEKLLSDIEKIDINELCKKYGWIPTYDKDGNEKPPLQKHIKVAIIKHLIDISKRKDWKIAKDGDYIYIYNGQYWVPFIKDDIIYFLEQFAIKAGVSIIDAADEQFLEKLYKQLQKESYFNNKNLTNKNLINLQNGTFDITKLQLKGFDYQDFLTYQLPYPYKEGATNTLWEKFLDEVLPDKETRRTLQEVLGSIFIKDIKLEYIFFLYGKGQNGKSVVMEILTALLGKENISNFSLDQLMEEHNRAMIKDKLVNFGSETDLKKINPNIFKALASNEPIQARLKYGNSFMMEDYAKLIFNVNKFQFNDIEHTEGFFRRFLIIPFDVKIPDEKVDRKLHLKIINAGMEGVLNWIIEGATRVIENEDIFISDKCKIARDKFFKEIDNVRQFIEDNGYQPSIYNRMKASELYGEYRNYCAQNNFKSVSSRTFKERLQAIGIEWKKFSDTNYYLIEKK
- a CDS encoding type II toxin-antitoxin system RelE/ParE family toxin codes for the protein MKYKILQSEKYLKRAAKFFKKHPNLLPKYQKVIEQLENDPYYPSLRLHKLKGDLNEYYSVSIDMRYRIVIDLIITDKEIILLDIGSHDEVY